The genomic window CAGGATATCGAGCCGTGACAGGAACTGTCCCAACCCCAGACCAAGGAACAATCCCAGCACGCCGCCGAGCAGGGTCAGGGCGCAGGCCTCCACCAGGAATTGCAGCATGATGGCCGAATTGCGCGCGCCCATGGCTTTTTTCAGCCCGATCTCCTCGGCCCGTTCCGAAACAGATATGGAAAAGAGATTGGCCAGTACAAACCCGCCCACCAGCATGGCGATGCCCGCGGTCACGCCCAGAAAGATGGTCAGCCCACCCTTGAACATGGCCAGGAACTTGAGGACTTCATCGGCGGTCAGGATGGTGAAGTCGTCGTCCTCTTCCGGCTGAAGGTGGTGCAAATGTCTGAGCAGACTGCGCAGATTCTCGGTGTGCGCCGCCATGTAGTCCGGCTCGTGAAATTTCACCCTGAGGGCCCGAAAATACTTGCGGTCCAGATTGTAGCGCTGCACCAGCGTGGACAGCGGAACAATGATCCGGTTGTCGATGTCACCGCCGCCGCCCGAAGTAAAACCCCGGTAGGAGAGTCTGCCCACCACCTGGAACGGGATGCCCGAAATATAAATAACCTTGCCCACCGGGGAATCCTCGCCGAACAGATCCCGTGAAGGCGTGTTGCCCAGGAGTGCAACCTTGGCCCCGGTCCTCTCATCCTCGGCCGTGATG from Pseudodesulfovibrio sp. S3 includes these protein-coding regions:
- a CDS encoding ABC transporter permease, with product MIRLISRIISMGLEAVWAFKLRSVFVILGVAFGIASLTLIVTAVDGANRKAVEIVDMFGPDAALVFGGNFTKRAVGGRSMTLSREDAQRIRDSLPGAYQVIPMRAKSGQTVKSGNRNSQDGAIIGATEGYARAWNWPLAEGRDITAEDERTGAKVALLGNTPSRDLFGEDSPVGKVIYISGIPFQVVGRLSYRGFTSGGGGDIDNRIIVPLSTLVQRYNLDRKYFRALRVKFHEPDYMAAHTENLRSLLRHLHHLQPEEDDDFTILTADEVLKFLAMFKGGLTIFLGVTAGIAMLVGGFVLANLFSISVSERAEEIGLKKAMGARNSAIMLQFLVEACALTLLGGVLGLFLGLGLGQFLSRLDILTIQFSWKAFFMALAGSQAVGLVFGLKPARQAASLDPIQALRGEG